In Callithrix jacchus isolate 240 chromosome 18, calJac240_pri, whole genome shotgun sequence, one DNA window encodes the following:
- the CD48 gene encoding CD48 antigen, giving the protein MCSRGWFWCLALELLLLHLLVLATSIQGDSVEVINAVSGGNVTLSISESLPENLQGITWFYTYNLKIADWDVRRLRYYENRFKGRVRLDAQSGVLYMSNVQKEDANIYIFRVLKETMFEQEWTVRLQVFDPVPKPDIKIEKTAKVEDDCYLKLSCVIPDESVNYTWYGDKGPFPKEFQSGVLETTLKSQDYSRCYTCQVSNPVSSENDTVCFSPPCTLVRSFAVEWIASWLVITVPTILGLLFT; this is encoded by the exons ATGTGCTCCAGAGGTTGGTTTTGGTGTCTGGCTCTGGAACTGCTACTGCTGCATCTGTTAGTCCTCGCTACCAGCATTCAAG GTGATTCGGTAGAAGTTATAAACGCGGTCTCCGGCGGCAATGTGACTCTGAGCATCTCTGAGAGCCTACCTGAGAACCTCCAAGGAATAACCTGGTTTTATACTTACAACCTGAAGATTGCAGACTGGGATGTCAGAAGACTTAGGTACTATGAAAATAGATTTAAAGGCAGGGTCAGACTCGATGCTCAAAGTGGCGTACTGTACATGTCTAATGTCCAGAAAGAGGATGCCAACATCTACATCTTCAGGGTGTTGAAGGAGACCATGTTTGAGCAAGAATGGACCGTCAGGCTGCAGGTGTTCG ACCCTGTACCCAAGCCTGACATCAAAATTGAGAAGACAGCAAAAGTAGAGGATGACTGTTATCTGAAACTGTCATGTGTGATACCTGACGAGTCTGTAAACTACACCTGGTACGGGGACAAAGGGCCCTTCCCAAAGGAGTTCCAGAGCGGTGTGCTGGAAACCACCCTTAAGTCACAGGATTACTCCAGGTGTTACACTTGCCAAGTCAGCAATCCCGTGAGCAGCGAGAATGACACAGTCTGCTTCAGTCCACCGTGTACCCTGG TCCGGTCCTTTGCTGTGGAATGGATTGCAAGTTGGCTAGTGATCACCGTGCCCACCATTCTTGGCTTGTTATTTACCTGA